The following are encoded in a window of Leptospira selangorensis genomic DNA:
- a CDS encoding HEAT repeat domain-containing protein yields the protein MMFMKFKVYSVFMILRYILISVTCSAMVFGLTLACFGPPRPDLLPEIQEEEVPSLEQVVSDLKSQNPRTRAQAILELASRNERKFIPIAREWMRSSEEITKGPAILALGIWKDRTSLPEILNFLHPKSGIDIGTVLEAIARMEDPQAGNRVANLLNQEDSNIRLLAVDTLVRINARQSGKIILASAKSNKDPDKAKTFAMALGKLNVIEAEDYLIDLSSHSEPGPTLAATYLALGKIRSKKSISLLVKALQADFDKGRENSTIALVDIKDPKILPLVLPILENQDKEIRYRAADVLIGVPDPGFSIRILEVLTKGKTLAKAPASHVLGRIKFSKAREEIEKTLLDPNIPDREIIAQSLGYLGDKKSIPVLVKVLQEDQTEARYGAVWALGAIGSEEGLPYVEEACKSKDQKLAKIASESLGMIASPKSISLLDRKTEDFPDLAPITLAAITSIPGEESRKILEKYAESENINLHQVAVSQLGAKKDPASVPVLIKLLQENSTSRNRKLIVSALRSVTGLKFASKNEWVNWYIVNFSKKHP from the coding sequence ATAATGTTTATGAAGTTTAAAGTATATTCTGTTTTTATGATATTAAGATATATTCTAATATCTGTGACATGCAGCGCCATGGTTTTTGGTTTGACATTAGCATGTTTTGGTCCTCCTCGACCCGACCTTCTACCTGAAATCCAGGAAGAAGAAGTCCCAAGCCTAGAACAAGTAGTATCCGATCTCAAAAGCCAAAATCCGAGAACAAGAGCCCAAGCAATCTTGGAGTTAGCCTCCAGAAACGAAAGAAAGTTCATCCCTATTGCTCGAGAATGGATGAGATCATCGGAAGAAATTACAAAAGGCCCGGCAATCTTAGCATTAGGGATCTGGAAAGACAGGACTTCTCTTCCTGAAATTTTAAACTTTTTACATCCTAAATCGGGAATTGATATAGGAACAGTTCTGGAAGCCATCGCAAGAATGGAAGATCCTCAGGCTGGAAATCGAGTAGCAAATCTTTTGAACCAAGAAGATTCGAATATTAGATTATTAGCTGTGGATACTTTGGTCAGAATCAATGCAAGACAATCCGGAAAAATTATATTAGCCTCCGCAAAGTCCAATAAAGATCCGGATAAAGCCAAAACATTCGCCATGGCATTAGGAAAATTGAATGTTATTGAAGCCGAAGATTACCTTATAGATCTATCTTCTCATTCGGAGCCTGGACCCACTTTGGCGGCAACCTACTTGGCTTTAGGAAAGATCAGAAGTAAAAAATCCATTTCACTTTTAGTAAAAGCACTACAGGCGGATTTTGATAAAGGAAGAGAAAATTCCACCATCGCTCTTGTAGATATCAAAGATCCAAAAATTTTACCTTTGGTCCTTCCTATTTTAGAAAACCAAGACAAAGAAATTCGGTATAGAGCAGCAGACGTTTTAATAGGAGTTCCAGATCCCGGATTTTCGATCAGAATTTTAGAAGTTTTAACCAAAGGTAAAACTTTAGCAAAAGCACCCGCTTCTCATGTTTTAGGTCGTATTAAATTTTCAAAAGCAAGAGAAGAAATAGAGAAAACATTATTAGATCCTAATATTCCGGACAGGGAGATTATAGCTCAATCCTTAGGATATTTAGGTGATAAAAAAAGTATCCCAGTACTTGTTAAAGTCCTACAAGAAGATCAAACAGAGGCAAGATACGGAGCCGTTTGGGCGCTGGGTGCCATAGGCTCGGAGGAAGGACTTCCTTATGTTGAAGAAGCTTGCAAGTCTAAAGATCAAAAATTGGCTAAGATCGCATCCGAAAGTTTAGGAATGATAGCTTCTCCTAAATCTATTTCTCTTTTAGATAGAAAAACGGAGGATTTTCCGGATTTAGCTCCGATCACTCTCGCAGCAATCACCTCAATTCCCGGAGAAGAGTCCCGCAAAATTTTGGAAAAATATGCCGAGAGCGAAAATATCAATCTACACCAAGTGGCAGTTTCTCAATTAGGAGCCAAAAAAGATCCAGCGAGTGTTCCCGTTTTGATCAAACTATTGCAAGAAAATTCCACTTCTCGAAATAGAAAGCTCATCGTTTCCGCATTAAGATCGGTGACCGGACTGAAGTTCGCTTCCAAAAATGAATGGGTGAATTGGTATATCGTAAATTTTTCTAAAAAACATCCGTAA
- a CDS encoding SpoIIE family protein phosphatase, giving the protein MQIRSAIVLISILLFPNLLFTEEIQKISSFDSIVSLNSADTHTWEITEEALDPKQFSLSYLSGEVPETKTNPYKAPGVYRVSEESIHKVYLIKKFIAPETWKAAGISVRLGTLTDKDKTYLNGKLIGETGDMNSSEPQAYDKIRIYSIPPGLIRNGKENILVIEVKKYFHPEAGIEQDRTEIGDTLLIRGDYYRAEYTKIALLMIYLTVGGYFLFLFMRRRTDTENLYFGLFTIFLVIYQFLRNQIKYELGIPFLYMKKTEYIILTALIPIFANFIRSYFKFPRGKFINVLDAIYGIFIIFYILSNNVILYNKLNSSAVQLGWAAYMVLIFYYLIHKIRTKDRDALLILIGVSVVALSTILDTMSNRNLFVFPRTVGYAFFFFIISIATILANKFVRLNEQVEELNEHLEQKVEERTQELNESLANVNKLKTQQDGDYFLTSLLIRPLFTNNTASPSLKIDFFSKQKKAILFKEKHYEIGGDISISGNISIQGEKYTVFVNGDAMGKSIQGAGGALVMGTVFQSLLTRTNRNGGYSKTPESWLRESFLELQGIFESFDGSMYISVVIGLLNERTGALYYINAEHPWPVLYRDGSAGFLENELTLRKIGIPGNEENFFVKFFQLKKYDVLILGSDGKDDVLIGNDDRGRIVNEDETKFLRTVEESNGDLKGIYEKTLEFGELTDDFTLLRLEFLVDPQLKNEITLNEVLEQAKVLYKKKSYSPLIDYLNEYKTIFSDREEFFILLGKSYLKLRDFSSASKSFERAANLNPNRLESQYYASYSSKLNKDFQKAEYFGKIAYTLDKSYLNNLINLADIYKNLNQSEEAKKFAERALVIDPNHPILLKLTDVF; this is encoded by the coding sequence ATGCAGATTCGTTCCGCAATCGTCCTCATATCTATTCTACTTTTTCCCAACCTACTTTTCACGGAAGAGATCCAAAAGATTTCGTCATTTGATTCGATTGTCAGCCTGAATTCCGCAGATACCCACACTTGGGAAATCACGGAAGAGGCTTTAGATCCAAAACAATTCTCTCTTTCCTATTTAAGCGGAGAAGTTCCCGAAACCAAAACAAATCCATACAAGGCTCCCGGAGTTTATAGGGTGTCCGAGGAATCGATTCATAAGGTTTATTTAATTAAGAAGTTTATCGCTCCTGAAACTTGGAAGGCAGCGGGGATCTCAGTTCGGTTGGGAACCTTGACGGATAAGGACAAAACCTATCTAAACGGGAAACTGATCGGAGAGACCGGGGACATGAATTCGTCTGAACCCCAAGCATATGATAAAATTAGAATATACTCTATTCCTCCCGGGCTTATCCGAAACGGCAAAGAGAATATACTGGTTATAGAAGTGAAAAAATATTTTCATCCGGAAGCAGGAATTGAACAAGACCGGACCGAAATAGGAGATACACTTCTTATAAGAGGGGATTACTATAGGGCGGAATATACCAAGATAGCACTATTGATGATCTATCTTACGGTAGGAGGGTATTTTCTATTTTTATTCATGAGAAGAAGGACGGATACCGAAAACCTGTATTTCGGATTATTTACCATCTTTCTAGTGATCTATCAATTTCTTAGGAACCAGATCAAATATGAGCTGGGAATTCCGTTTTTGTACATGAAAAAAACAGAATATATTATTCTGACCGCCCTTATCCCTATATTTGCGAATTTTATCCGATCTTATTTTAAATTTCCGAGAGGTAAATTTATCAATGTATTGGATGCGATTTACGGAATTTTTATAATATTCTATATTCTTTCGAATAATGTAATTTTATATAATAAGCTAAATAGTTCCGCGGTGCAGTTGGGTTGGGCCGCTTATATGGTCCTGATCTTTTATTATTTGATCCATAAGATCAGGACAAAAGATAGGGATGCATTACTCATCTTGATCGGAGTTTCGGTTGTGGCCTTGTCCACAATTTTGGACACTATGTCCAATCGGAACTTGTTTGTTTTTCCTAGGACCGTGGGATACGCATTCTTCTTCTTTATTATAAGTATTGCCACTATCCTTGCTAATAAATTCGTAAGATTGAACGAACAAGTAGAAGAATTGAATGAACATCTGGAACAAAAAGTAGAGGAAAGGACCCAAGAGTTAAACGAATCCCTGGCGAATGTGAACAAACTGAAAACCCAGCAGGATGGAGATTATTTTTTAACTTCTCTGCTAATTCGTCCATTGTTTACGAATAATACTGCCAGCCCTTCTTTGAAGATAGATTTCTTTTCTAAACAAAAAAAGGCAATTTTGTTCAAAGAGAAACATTATGAAATTGGAGGAGATATTAGCATCTCCGGAAATATTTCCATCCAAGGAGAAAAATACACAGTATTCGTTAACGGAGACGCAATGGGAAAATCCATCCAAGGTGCGGGCGGGGCGCTCGTGATGGGAACCGTTTTCCAATCCTTATTAACCAGGACCAATCGTAACGGTGGATATTCTAAAACTCCTGAATCTTGGTTAAGGGAGTCCTTTTTGGAACTCCAAGGTATTTTCGAATCTTTTGACGGATCTATGTATATTTCCGTAGTGATCGGTTTATTGAACGAAAGAACCGGGGCGCTTTATTATATCAACGCAGAACATCCTTGGCCTGTATTGTATAGAGATGGATCTGCAGGATTTTTGGAGAATGAACTGACTTTACGTAAGATAGGTATTCCCGGGAATGAGGAGAACTTCTTCGTCAAATTTTTTCAATTAAAAAAGTATGATGTACTAATATTGGGATCGGACGGTAAAGACGATGTGTTGATAGGAAACGATGATAGAGGAAGGATCGTAAACGAAGACGAGACCAAATTTTTAAGAACCGTAGAAGAATCGAACGGAGATCTAAAGGGGATATACGAGAAAACTTTGGAATTTGGGGAATTGACGGACGATTTCACTCTTTTAAGATTAGAATTCCTCGTAGATCCTCAGCTAAAAAACGAAATTACTCTGAATGAAGTATTAGAACAGGCGAAAGTTCTTTATAAGAAGAAGTCTTATTCTCCTCTTATCGATTATCTAAACGAATACAAAACGATTTTCTCCGATAGAGAGGAATTTTTCATTCTACTAGGAAAATCTTATTTGAAGCTAAGAGATTTTTCTTCCGCTTCCAAATCTTTTGAAAGAGCTGCGAATTTAAATCCGAACAGATTGGAATCCCAGTATTACGCGTCTTATTCCAGTAAATTGAATAAGGATTTTCAAAAGGCGGAATATTTCGGAAAGATCGCCTATACATTGGATAAAAGTTATCTAAATAACCTGATCAACTTAGCGGATATTTATAAAAACTTAAACCAATCGGAAGAAGCCAAAAAATTCGCAGAAAGAGCCTTAGTGATCGATCCCAATCATCCAATCCTTCTAAAACTTACGGATGTTTTTTAG